CCAAATGATAGACCGTGGCACAATCCCCAGCGGCATAGACATCTGGAAGAGATCTCTCCATGCCCATTAATTACAAGCGCTCCATTTCCAGCATAGTAATCCCTGTCTCTTTAAGAAATTGCGTGTTCGGACGCACACCGGTAGCTATCACTACGATATCAGCTGGATATTGACCCTGATCCGTTATTCACGCTCTACTCTCATTTCTCCGACAAAACCCTGCACACGCTCTTCCGTATGTAAAAGTACACCTTTACGAAGAATTCCTTCGGACATGATCTCGGTGATTTCTTCATCGAATGTTTCAGGAAGCACACGGCTATCTGCTTGGATCAATCGTACCTCTTTCCCTAGATTTTGCATAGCTTCCACGACTTCCATCCCGATATAACCCCCACCGATGACCACTACTCGTTTATAATCAGGCTTCATTGCTATTTCTTTTAAGGCTACACCATCCTGCATACTCTTTAGCGTGAAAATGTTCACAAGGTCTTTGTTATCAAACGGAGGTACAACCGCAGACGCTCCCGTAGCAATCATAACCTTGTCATATTGATCATCAAACTCTTGATCGGTTTTTAACGATTTACTCGAATGGTTTTCGTCTGTGGATGAAGCGAAGTCACTTGATGCTTCGTATGGACCAAAATCCCCGAATCTGCAAATTGCTCTTTTGTACGGGCTATCATTTGGTTAGGGTTCTCAAAGAAATTTCCCACGAAATAAGGCAACCCACATGCACCAAACGATACCTCTTCCGTCATTTCATAGACAATAATCTCTGGCGTCTTTATGCATTCGCTTTGCTTTAGCTGCCGCACTCATACCGGCTGCAACGCCACCAATAATAATAATTTTCATCCGCTGCTCTCCTTTTGTATGCTATAATATGCTATTTACCCCAATCAAAGGGATTCTAACAGCTAGCATTGCCACCGCAGGACGAGTGCATCCATGTTATTTCTATTGTTATCGAGTTTTGCAGAATATTTCATTTTTTGATTCATAATTCCATTTTTTAAAAATAACAAAATAAAAAATGCTATACTAAAAAACAAAACAACAAGTAAGAAAATGAGGGAGAGCTTTGAAAAATTATCAAACCTTATTATTTGATGTAGATGATACACTTTTAGATTTTGGTGCAGCAGAAAACTTAGCGTTACACTTCCTTTTCAAGGATCAAAACATTCTCTTAACCCCTGAAATTGAAGCACGTTATAAAAGCATAAACCAAGGTCTATGGAGAGACTTTGAGGAAGGAAAAATAGATCGAGATGAGGTAATAAATACACGCTTTTCCATTCTACTTAAGGAATATGATCAAGAGGTTGATGGAGCCTTATTGGAGAAAAACTATCGTAGCTACCTAGAAGAGGGACATCAGCTGGTTACTGGGGCCTTTGAATTAATAACAAGCCTTCACAGTCATTATGATATATATATTGTTACGAATGGTGTTTCCAAGACTCAGTATAAACGCTTACGTGATTCAGGATTATATCCGTTATGTAAGGATATTTTTGTTTCGGAGGATACTGGGTTTCAGAAGCCAATGAAGGAATATTTTGATTACGTCTTTGCCCGAATTCCTAATTTCTCCGTAGAAAAAGGCTTACTGATCGGAGATTCCCTAAGCGCGGATATAAAAGGCGGACAGCTAGCCGGTCTAGACACCTGTTGGTTCAATCCCGAATTGAAACCTAATGACACTGATATTGTGCCAACCTATCAAATACAAAAGCTTGATGAGCTTTATCGAATGTTAAAAATCAACTCAACAATCCTTTAAATTTCATTTATACCGAAAATTTTTTACATGATCTTACCTATCATGTAATCCATAAATTGCCACAATTGACCCACTTATAGATTACATGATAGTCCTTGTTTATTTCTTTTGCTTCTTAACCATCATCTCAAGCATCAGCTCATCCATTTTGCCAGAGCCTTCATTCCCTAGTCGGCAGAAGTTATCAATGGTTTTTTCTAATCCTTCATCAATAATCCCATTTGTTCCCGGTACCCCCATCCCCTGTGACGCCAGCAGAGCTGATTGTACGGCTGCTCCTGTACAGGTAGACACCTTCATAGCACAGCCTGCTTTTGCCCCATCACAAAGCATACCTGTTACATTTCCAATCGTATTTTGAATGGCAAAAGAGATTTGATTGAGATTACCGCCGAGTAGATACGTAATCGCCGCAGCCGCGCTAGCTCCCGCAACAGTCACCCCACACAATGCAGATAATCTACCGAATTTTGATTTAATCCAAATGGCTACTAAATGACTAAAGGTAACGGCTCGAATCATCTGTTCATCGGATGATCCCAATTTGTCTGCAACAGCTACCACCGGCATGGTTACAGAGATTCCCTGATTCCCGCTACCCGAATTTGACATAACCGGTAGCATGATTCCTGCCATCCGTGCATCTGAACCTGCGGCAGTTAATGACATGGCATGAGTAATTAAGTCATCAGACAATAATCCCTTGGCAACATTATCCTTGAGGATTTTACCGACTTGTAAACCGTAGTTGTTTTTCAGACCCTCGTTGCAAATTGCTCTATTTAGCTCAATACTTTGTTTGACCAGAGTCAGATCATCAAGAGGTATTTCCATAACAAATTGATAGATACTATCTAGTGTCAGGGTTTCACATATGTCTTTTTCTTTTCCGCCCTGCTCATGATAGTAATCGCATTCCTTTTCAAATACAGTGGCTCCACTCACTTCAATCCGTCTGATCTCTGTATGCATATCTTCTATGATCACTTTGGCGTAATCAGAGGCTGTGTGGACAGTTACTTCAATGTATAGTTTTTTGGGAGTGTCCGCTAATTGGATCGTGACATTACCAGCTTCAACGAATTCGAGCGCCTGTTGTTCAGCTTCAGGTACGACATTCTTCAATACTTCCAGCTTTCGCTCATGATCGCCTGCCAAAAGCACCTAATGCAGACACAAAATCTATGCCGGTTTGTTGCATACCGGGTATTCCAACTGCCATAGCATTTTTCATCACATTAGCACTAATTGTTACATCAATAGAGGTAATGGCGGCTTCCAGATAACTTTTGGCGACAGAGGCTGCCCAAGCAATCGCTACAGGCTCCGTGCACCCAAGAGCAACAACCAATTCTTTTTCTAATAGCTGTACAATCTTTTTGCTCATATCTCTCATAGCCGTCTTCCTTTTCGTTAAAATAAGTCCTTCTCTTCTTCTTTGATTTTGTGTAAATACCGATAAATAGTAGGTTCTGAGGATTTTAATTGCTTAGAGATCGCATGTACCCCGCCTTTTAACTGAAAAGCACCCTGATGGTACAATTTTTTCACAATCTCCATTTTCTCTTGCACCGTCATCCGTTCCGGTGGAGTTGGTATATCCATCATCGTTTGATGGATCATGCTAGCAAGTACATCCTCCGCCTGACCATGCAGGTGCTCCGGCAGGTGTTCTGTATCTCTACGTCCTGTTTGATCTACCTCCTGCTGTTGCTCCCCGATGTGTAAAAAGCTATCGATCCACTCTTTTGCTTTTTCAAAATGTTCCACATCCGAATTGACACAAAGCACACCGATTAGTTCATTTGCTGGATTTTTAATGAAATAGCTCCATGAACGAAAAACCTTCCCATTTTTACCGTATGCCTTATAGTTTGCAATAAATTCCTTTTTTAAATAGGTCTTATCCTGTAGCACCTGTAAGACCAGATTCGTCGGTGCATCCCCTATTTTTCTCCCACTAATATGTCCATTCTCAATCGCGATAATAGAGGTTTCCTGCTGTGATAAGTCGTGTAATACAACCTCTGAGTGCTTGCCGAGAATGGAGGCGATAAAGGAGACGAGTGGAACATACATCTGTAATACTGTTTTATTCTGCATGCTGTATTTCTCCGTTTTCCATCATTGTTAGCGATAAAAAAGATAATAAGATTTTATCATCACAATAATATTTTTTCTACATGTTTTGGTCCCTAAAACTGTTTGAAGATGATGTCAATCCAGCCTATCTCTTCTTCCCTACATCCCCCTCCCTACTTCCCTTCTCCCTTTTGTACAAAATAAAATGGATGGATTGCGTTTGTCCATTGAGTTACTGAAAATCATCCTTTATTATTCATTTAGTTGCTGATAATGATAATCATTACTTTAAAATAACATGAGCATGCTGGAGGAACGTGTACAATGATTCAAATCCGAAAATATATCGTTAATTTTTGTATGATTGCAATGATTGGAGCAGTGTCAGTGGGCTGTGGTAGCCCTTCAGAAGAGCAGAAAAGCAGCACAGAAAAAATTTCGATACAAACCATTCCCAAAAATACACCTACCCCTTCTGAGAACGCAAAACCAGATATGAAGGATACAACTGTTTCTACACAAAAATATACAGATTATAAAGGGCATTCTGTAGTGATTCCTGTTGCACCACAACGCATCATTTTTGCTGGCGAAACATTTAGTGATTTAGTAGCCCTACAGATAAATGCTGTCGGTACGTCCTCCAATTGGATTACAGACACAGTTTATGAAGATAAAGTCAAACAACACACTGTAGATGTCGGCTTTCCAATCAACCTTGAAAAAGCGTTGGGTCTTGAACCAGACTTAATTATTATTGGAAGTACAGATGAAAAGGAATACGAACAGCTTTCTAAAATTGCACCTACGATTATGTTCGATACCTTTGCACCGATGGACGAACGTATCACTTTATTAGGTAGCATTGTTGGGAAAGAGCAACAAGCAAAGGAGTGGCTGGCTGGTTACCATGCCAAGGATAACAAGATGTGGGATGAGTTACATGCAGCAGGGATAGGAAATGACGAGACTGCTTCTGTGTTCACCTATTATCCTGGAAATCGGTTATTTGTCATGGCAAGCACAGGGCTTTCACAAGTGCTATACCAGCCAAATGGCTTTAAACCAACCGCACCTATTCAAGAAATATTGAACAATAATACAGGATTTAAAGAAATATCCATGGAGCTTCTGCCAAAATATGCCGGTGATCGGATTTTTATCCTCGTTCCTATCGCTGATGAAGCGAAGAGATCTACAGATGATTTACTAAAAACAGCAATTTGGAAGGAGCTACCTGGCGTAAAACAGGGACATGTCTATTCCCTTGATATCGTTAAATCTGGTAGTGATGCTTTAACAAGAGAATGGCTGATAGAGGAATTACCTAAGCTACTTAAAAAATAAGCTGGTTATCCCTTACAAAATATGTGAATAGAATACAAAAGAAGCTTTTCAAAGATTATTGAAAAGCTTCTTTTCTTTTTATACAATGAACAGAACTGATAATAATTCTCACCAATGAGGAGGAGAACAGATTGACTCAGCTAAAATCTACTTGTGTTCCACTCCGTTCCTTGCTTTTTCATCTATCAACTATTGAAATGATCATTAAGCCAGTAGGATGGAAGTCCGAAATTGAAACTTCTCAATACCATACCCTGTTCATTTTTAATAAGGGAAAGGGCACTATACATATCGACACGGACGTCTTTCAATTATTGCCTGAAAAATGCTATTCACTTCCCCCGGGAAGTACGCTTCAGATTGAAAATGGATACGATAGTGAAATTCAATTCTATCAGATTACGTTTACCGTAATCCAAATAGGTGAATCCCAGCATACCTCATATTCTGGAAACATCTTGCCTGACAAGCAGGAAATAGCGGTATACCCGTTCTCACGGTTAAATCGTCTTACCGAAGCATTATATGCGGGAAACAACTATAATTCAGAGCTTGAATGGTTTAAACAGCATCTTCATTTTCAGGACTTACTAGGCTTTCTGTTTGAACATAATCTTCATTACAATCAGTCGTTTCATTCAACTCTCTCAGTAGAAAACACGATTCATTATATGAAAAAAAACTATATGTACAACATTACAGTTAAACAGCTTGCACACCTAGCTAATGTAGCTCCCTGGAAATACACAACGATCTTTCAAGAATTAACGGGGAAAAAACCGCTGGACTTTTTGACCGAGCTACGCATTAACCATTCGAAGGAATTATTAATCCATTCGAACAGTCCCCTGCGGGAAATTGCTTGCCAAGTCGGATTTTCAGATGAATATTATTTCAACCGCCGCTTTCGTCAAATGACAGGG
This is a stretch of genomic DNA from Brevibacillus laterosporus DSM 25. It encodes these proteins:
- a CDS encoding FAD-dependent oxidoreductase; protein product: MIATGASAVVPPFDNKDLVNIFTLKSMQDGVALKEIAMKPDYKRVVVIGGGYIGMEVVEAMQNLGKEVRLIQADSRVLPETFDEEITEIMSEGILRKGVLLHTEERVQGFVGEMRVERE
- a CDS encoding YjjG family noncanonical pyrimidine nucleotidase — translated: MKNYQTLLFDVDDTLLDFGAAENLALHFLFKDQNILLTPEIEARYKSINQGLWRDFEEGKIDRDEVINTRFSILLKEYDQEVDGALLEKNYRSYLEEGHQLVTGAFELITSLHSHYDIYIVTNGVSKTQYKRLRDSGLYPLCKDIFVSEDTGFQKPMKEYFDYVFARIPNFSVEKGLLIGDSLSADIKGGQLAGLDTCWFNPELKPNDTDIVPTYQIQKLDELYRMLKINSTIL
- a CDS encoding helix-turn-helix transcriptional regulator — its product is MQNKTVLQMYVPLVSFIASILGKHSEVVLHDLSQQETSIIAIENGHISGRKIGDAPTNLVLQVLQDKTYLKKEFIANYKAYGKNGKVFRSWSYFIKNPANELIGVLCVNSDVEHFEKAKEWIDSFLHIGEQQQEVDQTGRRDTEHLPEHLHGQAEDVLASMIHQTMMDIPTPPERMTVQEKMEIVKKLYHQGAFQLKGGVHAISKQLKSSEPTIYRYLHKIKEEEKDLF
- a CDS encoding ABC transporter substrate-binding protein, translating into MIQIRKYIVNFCMIAMIGAVSVGCGSPSEEQKSSTEKISIQTIPKNTPTPSENAKPDMKDTTVSTQKYTDYKGHSVVIPVAPQRIIFAGETFSDLVALQINAVGTSSNWITDTVYEDKVKQHTVDVGFPINLEKALGLEPDLIIIGSTDEKEYEQLSKIAPTIMFDTFAPMDERITLLGSIVGKEQQAKEWLAGYHAKDNKMWDELHAAGIGNDETASVFTYYPGNRLFVMASTGLSQVLYQPNGFKPTAPIQEILNNNTGFKEISMELLPKYAGDRIFILVPIADEAKRSTDDLLKTAIWKELPGVKQGHVYSLDIVKSGSDALTREWLIEELPKLLKK